In Triticum aestivum cultivar Chinese Spring chromosome 5B, IWGSC CS RefSeq v2.1, whole genome shotgun sequence, the following proteins share a genomic window:
- the LOC123111841 gene encoding CST complex subunit CTC1, giving the protein MEPPPEASTPRRLAVADLLRLRRPTTGASSLLSPSPSHSSAASTSQPRKKPKLSATNPAPTTAPFAPIPHPVLLAGTLSLPSADACRNHCLSLTDPSSAASVCCYLLDFDPAVIGREILVLAWNYLPSVRQHEAGVLEAVRWRLAEAPGPVPVPGLSFLAAIPLNSVDAEPALPTRGRVFGMVRSVSVVFSVPHATQKSDLVGFIAEMMCCGCRQCKLSQPESDRGHKFEMEKFVYFVDLASRWRPVLARLIGRPVSVTGLKKKMVSVGKKGSYTMLVSSTATMVSWCPSYVGVPPLDELPGKCSGVYTGVVSGIHMQGMLVELDEIVWLLIDDKRLVPSHSLRVGAVISVKKFRVVRLNFAWTTVVLLGTCSKTSITINAFSVVDSKCHTRAENNGLLGKSVNFLELPGKFWMLLLTSCFKQKFKLDSKKEIWGSKNKQGLVHTYAAKVPSSKGFEPQHDFLMKFCNHDCGGSSTGSKLEACKLAIPFANFICKVESLWISMMLRFWNDTEELGKNLGSNQFLCGGVSHPGTSRRIISTGDLGLVLVGCMKMSSLPLRLQLVDDTGCIDVIIPDLPPNVCMNGIYEINDCKLVLEGPVAYLDHYGVADPLSCKAVFQQLSYRKRVHHLKIYLIVHWSELNHIGPPSRIPLQTNNAARLFHLVKVSHIFPSVNNFQHKNMPGSGLYAEGVIVPYNLKFADQDAESFKMASTRSRSDSKLSMEKPCHIPCSLSFGTTSLSGNLVSSYPCGSDGTVLIDTVGEERGCPSRILLEFKEGCSFKYQFLRIGGYYLLECPTDSLRFAIKGCGCFQGGKVSLDSQDIIWSLAITFNGNINVKQGIVDQSIGVSSLGVDEPLSKNTFHNEIKLLQSWNDFCQYSDFHLNFYCEAVSEKMKVYDIMCYVLNGLGSYSIEVISVSSCIEIMMHKKSFGSSNLQSQKLVQGDLISFHGKVENIHSHDFKERRLVPGNDKRSICIHVADDNQTVRLSGYLSKHCYPIGIGPGAAVTFHRVLLTHREILLTPVTYIEVTSIGHIEVNRERATSPLMPGGLKDGSLSTVSLCLLSHQKHFKDCTPMRFHCRVVSVHFLVLDSCLNDSQISESVNQGKIPKVQVPLAGFIVDNGTSLCCCWADDAGAELLLRLQEIAILDASVNLKCSKDRNNAKIQRTLGSCLEKMMKKHKKVIVKNYGIPPDISCRDLELLSDVGSVLSSLEEELLKFIVLNACRNGTMNVIASALEENAINGSNVKLPDVYPAHNMQNFWVNEIVQVDPLEEARRLYASLENR; this is encoded by the exons ATGGAGCCGCCGCCGGAGGCATCCACCCCTCGCCGGCTCGCCGTCGCcgacctcctccgcctccgccgccccaccaCTGGTGCATcttccctcctttccccctctccctctcattcctccgccgcctccacctcACAGCCCCGCAAAAAGCCTAAGCTCTCCGCCACGAATCCTGCCCCTACCACCGCCCCCTTCGCGCCAATCCCACATCCCGTCCTCCTCGCCGGCACCCTCTCCCTCCCTTCCGCCGACGCCTGCCGCAACCACTGCCTATCCCTCACCGACCCCTCATCCGCCGCCTCTGTCTGCTGCTACCTCCTCGATTTCGACCCCGCCGTCATCGGTCGCGAGATTCTCGTTCTCGCCTGGAACTACCTTCCCTCCGTCCGCCAACACGAAGCCGGCGTGCTCGAGGCAGTCCGATGGCGCCTGGCAGAGGCGCCCGGTCCTGTCCCTGTCCCCGGCCTTAGCTTCCTTGCAGCGATCCCGCTTAATTCCGTGGACGCTGAGCCTGCTTTACCCACCCGCGGCCGCGTTTTTGGGATGGTGAGGTCGGTGAGCGTGGTGTTCAGTGTCCCGCATGCCACACAGAAGAGTGACTTGGTCGGGTTTATAGCGGAGATGATGTGCTGTGGGTGCCGCCAGTGCAAGCTCTCACAGCCAGAATCTGACCGCGGTCACAAGTTTGAGATGGAGAAGTTTGTATACTTTGTGGATCTGGCAAGCAGGTGGCGGCCCGTGCTGGCGCGACTGATTGGCAGGCCGGTTTCTGTCACGGGGCTGAAGAAAAAAATGGTCTCCGTTGGGAAGAAGGGCTCGTACACCATGTTGGTGTCATCAACGGCAACAATGGTGTCATGGTGCCCATCTTATGTGGGCGTTCCACCATTGGATGAGTTGCCAGGGAAGTGCAGTGGAGTGTACACTGGGGTAGTCTCTGGAATCCACATGCAGGGTATGTTGGTTGAGCTGGATGAGATCGTGTGGTTGCTAATTGATGATAAGCGGCTCGTGCCGTCACATTCTCTTCGAGTTGGTGCTGTT ATTTCTGTGAAGAAATTCCGAGTGGTTCGTCTAAATTTTGCTTGGACGACAGTTGTTCTACTTGGAACATGCAGTAAAACTAGCATTACTATAAATGCTTTCTCTGTGGTGGACTCGAA ATGTCATACAAGAGCAGAGAATAATGGTCTTCTGGGCAAGTCTGTTAACTTTTTGGAGCTGCCCGGTAAATTTTG GATGTTACTTCTGACATCATGCTTTAAACAGAAATTCAAGTTAGATTCCAAGAAAGAGATCTGGGGGTCAAAAAAT AAGCAAGGATTGGTTCACACCTATGCTGCTAAAGTTCCCTCTTCAAAGGGTTTTGAACCGCAG CATGATTTCCTTATGAAATTCTGCAATCATGATTGTGGCGGTTCAAGCACAGGATCAAAATTGGAAGCTTGTAAATTG GCAATACCCTTCGCCAATTTTATCTGCAAGGTGGAATCATTGTGGATATCAATGATGCTCAGATTTTGGAATGACACGGAAGAGCTGGGCAAGAACCTGGGATCTAACCAGTTTCTATGTGGTGGGGTTTCCCATCCTGGTACCAGCAGAAGGATAATTTCAACTGGTGATCTGGGCCTTGTATTAGTGGGATGCATGAAG ATGTCCTCACTGCCATTGAGGCTGCAGCTGGTTGATGACACAGGATGTATAGATGTTATTATACCTGATCTTCCGCCAAATGTTTGCATGAATGGCATCTATGAG ATAAATGATTGCAAATTAGTCCTTGAAGGCCCAGTGGCATACCTAGATCATTATGGTGTTGCTGATCCACTATCCTGTAAGGCTGTGTTTCAGCAGCTCTCGTACCGAAAAAGAGTGCATCATCTCAAGATCTACCTTATAGTCCACTGGAGTGAATTAAACCACATTGGCCCTCCCTCCCGAATTCCTCTGCAAACTAATAACGCCGCCAGGCTGTTCCACCTTGTGAAAGTGTCGCACATTTTCCCCTCAGTCAATAAT TTTCAGCATAAGAACATGCCAGGGTCTGGCCTGTATGCTGAGGGTGTGATAGTGCCATACAATTTAAAATTTGCTGATCAAGATGCCGAGAGCTTTAAAATGGCAAGCACTCGTTCACGTTCTGATTCGAAACTGTCTATGGAGAAACCATGTCACATTCCATGCTCCCTAAGCTTCGGAACTACCAGTCTTTCTGGCAATCTTGTGTCTAGCTATCCCTGTGGGTCAGATGGTACTGTTCTAATCGATACCGTTGGTGAAGAACGAGGTTGCCCATCAAGGATCTTATTGGAGTTCAAGGAGGGGTGTTCGTTTAAGTACCAG TTTCTGCGGATTGGTGGCTACTATCTTCTCGAATGCCCCACTGATAGTTTGAGGTTTGCCATAAAAGGCTGTGGATGTTTTCAAGGTGGTAAAGTTTCACTGGATTCTCAAGATATAATTTGGAGCCTTGCCATTACCTTTAATGGCAATATAAACGTCAAGCAGGGTATTGTAGATCAGTCTATCGGAGTTTCTTCATTGGGAGTGGATGAGCCATTATCCAAAAATACCTTCCACAATGAGATAAAATTACTACAGTCGTGGAATGACTTTTGTCAATATTCGGATTTTCATTTGAATTTTTATTGTGAAGCAGTGAGCGAAAAGATGAAAGTATATGACATCATGTGTTATGTATTGAATGGATTGGGCTCTTACTCAATTGAAGTTATTAGTGTCTCTTCATGCATCGAGATTATGATGCATAAAAAGTCTTTTGGTTCTTCTAATTTGCAAAGTCAAAAACTTGTTCAAGGAGATTTAATATCATTTCATGGGAAAGTAGAAAATATCCATTCACATGACTTTAAGGAGCGAAGACTTGTGCCTGGTAACGACAAGCGAAGTATATGTATCCATGTTGCTGATGATAATCAAACG GTGCGTCTCTCTGGATACTTAAGCAAACATTGTTATCCCATTGGCATAGGACCAGGGGCAGCAGTGACATTCCACCGCGTCCTCTTGACACA CCGTGAAATACTTTTAACCCCAGTAACATACATTGAAGTTACATCCATTGGTCATATTGAAGTGAATAGAGAACGTGCCACTTCCCCACTCATGCCTGGTGGCTTAAAGGATGGCTCACTGAGCACAGTTTCACTTTGTCTGCTCTCACATCAGAAGCATTTTAAAGACTGTACGCCCATGCGATTCCACTGCAGG GTAGTTAGTGTCCATTTCTTGGTGTTGGACAGTTGTTTAAATGATTCTCAAATTTCGGAATCAGTTAACCAGGGTAAAATACCAAAAGTACAAGTTCCACTAGCGGGGTTTATTGTTG ATAATGGAACATCTTTGTGCTGTTGCTGGGCCGATGATGCAGGGGCTGAACTTTTGCTTAGGCTGCAGGAAATTGCCATTCTAGATGCTTCTGTTAATTTGAAGTGTTCAAAAGatagaaacaatgcaaaaatacAACGGACTCTCGGTTCTTGCCTAGAAAAAATGATGAAGAAGCACAAAAAAGTCATTGTGAAAAACTATGGAATTCCTCCCGACATATCTTGTCGAGACTTGGAATTATTATCTGATGTTGGTAGTGTCTTAAGTAGCCTGGAAGAGGAACTTTTGAAATTTATCGTCCTCAATGCCTGTCGGAATGGAACTATG AATGTTATCGCATCAGCCCTTGAAGAGAATGCAATAAATGGATCAAATGTCAAGCTTCCTGATGTATATCCAGCGCACAACATGCAGAATTTCTGGGTTAATGAAATAGTTCAAGTGGATCCTTTGGAAGAGGCCCGGAGACTGTATGCCAGTTTGGAAAACAGATGA
- the LOC123111842 gene encoding RING-H2 finger protein ATL48 — MEKGSGAAAGSSARPPPMPQLDEFPFEGKKPVKNPFVPIGALVTAGVLTAGLVSFRYGNSRLGQKLMRARVVAQGVTVALMVGSAYYYGDQIKLFKKGSSP, encoded by the exons ATGGAGAAGGGCTCCGGCGCCGCCGCAGGAAGCAGCGCGCGGCCACCGCCGATGCCGCAGCTGGACGAGTTCCCGTTCGAGGGGAAGAAGCCCGTCAAGAACCCCTTCGTCCCCATCG GTGCATTGGTCACTGCGGGCGTCCTGACAGCTGGCCTGGTCAGCTTCCGGTACGGGAACTCTCGGCTGGGTCAGAAGCTGATGAGGGCCCGTGTGGTTGCTCAAGGTGTGACAGTTGCTCTGATGGTCGGCAGCGCATACTACTATGGTGACCAAATCAAGCTGTTCAAGAAAGGGTCTAGCCCATGA